One window of the Trifolium pratense cultivar HEN17-A07 linkage group LG2, ARS_RC_1.1, whole genome shotgun sequence genome contains the following:
- the LOC123907558 gene encoding uncharacterized protein LOC123907558, with protein MEPEYSQGSTSCCFCFSTKKGVVARNNKSRGVSSSDHVEWKTNDEILSDMSNFSVKEQEKRLKKALKEEKKVCTEAERVVQWVKQESSRIDSYTINSILSDNKEKENSHGSWREINMKTTLFNDSVSN; from the exons ATGGAACCAGAGTACTCACAAGGATCAACTTCATGTTGTTTTTGCTTCTCCACCAAGAAAGGTGTTGTTGCAAGAAATAACAAAAGCAGAGGAGTTTCAAGTTCAGACCATGTTGAATGGAAAACGAACGATGAAATATTATCTGATATGAGCAATTTTTCTGTCAAAGAACAAGAAAAGAGGCTGAAGAAAGCATTGAAAGAGGAGAAGAAAGTATGTACTGAAGCAGAGAGGGTTGTACAATGGGTGAAACAGGAATCATCTAGAATTGATTCTTATACAATCAACTCAATTCTTAGTGATAACAAGGAGAAAGAG AACTCACACGGATCATGGAGAGAAATCAACatgaaaacaacattattcaatGATTCAGTAAGTAATTAA
- the LOC123904264 gene encoding putative disease resistance protein RGA3, whose translation MAEAVIETVLRSLSSLAQKEIGLFLGFDQEFEKISSLLTTIKATLEDAEEKQFTDKAIQDWLQKLKDAAHVLDDILDECATKAVELKYKGFKHGLSFLSSLNPKHVAFRYKVAKKMKSIMERLDQIAEERKFTCQRRLERGELESLTK comes from the coding sequence atggctGAAGCTGTGATTGAAACTGTTCTTAGGAGTTTAAGTTCACTGGCTCAAAAGGAGATTGGCCTATTTCTTGGTTTTGATCAAGAATTTGAAAAGATTTCCAGCTTGCTCACTACAATCAAGGCTACTCTTGAAGATGCTGAGGAGAAACAATTCACTGATAAAGCTATACAGGATTGGCTGCAAAAGCTGAAAGATGCAGCTCATGTCCTTGATGACATCTTGGACGAGTGTGCCACTAAAGCAGTGGAGTTGAAGTACAAAGGATTCAAGCATGGACTCTCTTTCTTATCCTCTTTGAATCCTAAACATGTTGCATTTCGTTACAAAGTTGCTAAGAAAATGAAGAGCATAATGGAGAGACTCGATCAAATTGCTGAAGAAAGGAAGTTCACTTGCCAGAGACGGCTAGAGAGAGGAGAACTGGAGTCCCTTACAAAATaa
- the LOC123904265 gene encoding equilibrative nucleotide transporter 3-like, which produces MATTLDQNVVPKLKGKFQAEVVCFVLGLGSLVAWNSMMTIGDYYYKLFPTYHPSRVLTIIYLPFSLVAMVILTHNESRINTRMRVITGYTIFFICTLLVLVVNLAISGKGGIVHYIGLCALSASFGVADALVQGGMGGDMSFMCPEFIQSYFAGLAASGVLTSGLRFLTKVAFEKSDNGLRKGACMLLLFTSGNINQNQF; this is translated from the exons ATGGCCACTACTTTAGATCAAAATGTAGTACCAAAGTTGAAG GGAAAATTTCAAGCAGAAGTAGTTTGTTTCGTTCTTGGACTCGGATCCCTTGTTGCGTGGAATAGTATGATGACAATCGGAGACTACTACTACAAACTGTTTCCT ACGTACCATCCTTCTCGAGTACTCACCATAATTTATCTACCATTTTCACTTGTGGCAATGGTAATACTGACACACAACGAGTCGAGGATTAACACTAGGATGCGAGTCATAACCGGATACACTATTTTCTTCATCTGCACTTTGTTAGTTCTTGTTGTAA ATCTAGCAATATCGGGGAAAGGAGGAATTGTACATTATATTGGCTTATGTGCTCTTTCTGCTAGTTTTGGTGTTGCAGATGCTCTTGTTCAAGGTGGCATGGGTGGAGACATGTCCTTTATGTGTCCTGAGTTCATTCAG TCCTACTTTGCTGGTTTAGCGGCCTCGGGAGTTCTAACATCTGGTTTGAGATTTCTCACCAAAGTGGCATTTGAGAAATCGGATAATGGACTTCGAAAAGGGGCTTGTATGTTACTCCTTTTCACTAGTGGAAATATAAATCAAAATCAGTTTTAA